Part of the Pirellulales bacterium genome is shown below.
TGTTTGTGGCGCGGATTATTGCACACCACATACACCACTCCGCGGCGGCGGACAATTTTGCAATGGTCGCACAGGCGTTTGACACTAGCGCGGATTTTCATATTCTCGTTTTCCTTGGCGACGCGAACTTCGCAGCAACGCCGTGCTCCGTCGACACTTCCGCCCGGGCTGAAAGCCCTTC
Proteins encoded:
- the rpmJ gene encoding 50S ribosomal protein L36; translation: MKIRASVKRLCDHCKIVRRRGVVYVVCNNPRHKQRQG